Below is a window of Sus scrofa isolate TJ Tabasco breed Duroc chromosome 3, Sscrofa11.1, whole genome shotgun sequence DNA.
GAGTATTCCAGGGGCCAGAGACAGCGGGGACGGTTCCTCTCCTGTCCTGCCCCGCCACCTGTCTCATCCTTCCCTTTGTCTTTCCAGATCcagaagatgaaagaagaaagtgaCCAGTCCTACTGCCCCCTCCACCCTCATAGTGATGCATCTTCAGCcagagctgtggcacagacccctccccgtccccacccccacccccacattctTGTTTATAAACACGACGtccccttctcttctcctctccccttcagCGTcccacacccccctcccccgcccccggtaacacctccctccccaaccccatggGGCTTGCAGGGACAAGGCGACCGATTGAGCTGAGCTgcttatttattgaaaataaatgacagaaaactCTGGCCTCCTTGTCTCCGCACACATCTTGGGGCTTGGCTTGGGCCCCTGGGGACAAGCATCTTAGTGTCATGCAGTCCACGGAGCAGCCACTTGTCTGGGGTTGCATGTGTGGCGGGACCCGGGGACATGACCTGAGCCTCCCAGCCACCAACTCAGCTCGATGGTGGCTCGGGAAAGGGGACGAGTGGTAACAGGCGTGGCTGTTagtgtggctggggtggggccgGGGCGGGAGGGTCAGGACCCAGGAGGCAGCATAGCAGCCAGAAAGCTAAAGGCCTGAGCCTGCCCTTGGGCTCCCGCAGGGGTTGGGGACCCCCACCTAGGGGTCATCTTTGGAAGCAGAAGGCTCGGCCTCCCCAGGGAGGCGGCACACGAGGGACAGGACAGCGGTGGCTCTGTCACCTCAACCCCAGGCTTGGAGAGGGTGAAGACTCCATTctgagacaccccccccaaaagccTCGGCCTCACAGTTCAGGAGTGGAGAAAGGCGATCTCCCCCACGGGTGGGCAGGTGCTGGCCCCTCAGGTGTCCTTGATGTCCCTGATGTCCCTGAGGGGCGCCTCGTCCATGATGCTGCGCACTTGCTCCAGACTCTCTGCCTGGCGGATCCGCTCCAGGCGCACCTGGGGGGCGGATGAGGGAGGCAGAGCGCCCCTGGTGGGAAAAGGCAGGCTCACCCCACCCGCCAGCTCCCTGAGGGGCAAGGGCCTTGGCACCAGCACCCagggcccccacctcccccaacccccagtgaGACTGGTTCAAGGGAAGAAACAGTGTCCAAAGACAGCAGCCTGAGGAAGGCTGGGCAGGGGCAGATGGGGCCACGGGCTTCGCGTGACCGACAAAGATGGACACACAAGATCGTCAAcctttttttggggtttttttggtttgtttttgttttgtcttttgaagcctgcacccgcggcatatggaggttccaaggctagggatgtaatcggagctgttgctgccggcctatgccacagtcacagccacgccagatctgagccacgtctgtaacctacaccacagctcacggcaacactgaatccttaacctactgagcgaggccagggatcgaacccacaacctcatggttcctagtcggatttctttctgctgcgccacaatgggaacttcccatcaACGTTTTTTTGACCAGGAGCTCAGAGGAAAGGACCGGGCCACGctagagggaggaagggaggaagcccTCCTCTGACTAGGGGACTGTCCTTGCCAGACCTGAGACAAGTCACCCGGAGTCAGCCTGGTGGGGCTGGCGGGTGGACACGCCATACCTGCAGGGCCTGGGACAGCCGTACGAAATCCCTCTGCACCTGCTCACTGGTCTCCAGCTCAGCCTGCAGCCGCAGCATCTTTGCCCTCTGTTCCGAGAGGAGGTCTGTGAGCTGGACCTGGGGACATAGGACACAGAgtgtggcagggggtggggtaggTCTTGGGCCACCGAAGCAGGAGGTTTGGACGGGGGAACCCCTTCCATGCCACCCCTGACCCTGACCTCTTCTGTGCGGCCTGAGCCCGGAGGCTGCCCCAGGACTTCATGCCGCCTGGCCTGAGGGAGGCAGAAAGGGCCGCAGGGGCCGGCGAGGGTCTTCTCCACGCTGCCGCCCCCCCAGCCACCGCGATCCTGGCCCGGGTCCTGCCTCACCTTGCTCTGCTCCTGCTGGACCCGCTCCATCTCCATCCTCAGGCTgcacagggaggctgggaagtcagGCAGGGCCAAGCCGTCAGGCCCACACCCCCTTCttccccgcccgccgccgccagGGTCAGGCTGCAGCCCAAACTCACCCTCTAACACCTCTGTgcggaaaggagagaaagaggcgGTCAAGACTCATCATCCCGGCACCAcgtcctctccctcccctcccggcACCCAGGCCGTCTCCTGTGGGCTGGGGAGTCcgcctggggtggggcggggtggtggCTCCCTCACCTGTCTCCTCCCGCTGCACCCTCAGCTGCCCCTCCAGGCTGGCCCTCGCCGCCGTCTCCTCCTCCAGCGCCTCCCGCAGCGTCACAATCTCGATCCGCAGCCGCTCCGCCTCGTGCTCCCGGGCCTGCTGCTGGGCCCGAGCCTCCTGCTGTGTGCGGAgcaccagctgctgcagctcctggaAGGAGACAAGTCACTGGCTGGGGGGGTCAGCAGCTGGATGGGGATGCTGGAGGGGAGGGcaagggaagcagggaggaagaaaacataaaagcgGAAACAACTCAAGACTGTCTATCACACGACAGTGGACAAACGCCTTGGGATGGGGggttcctgtcggggctcagcggaaacgaacccgactaggatccaggaggatgcaggcttgatccctggcctcgctcagcgggttaaggatctggcgttgccgtgagctgtggggtaggtcccagacgtggctcggatcccacgttgctggggctgtggtgtgggccggcagttatagctccgattggacccctagcctgggaacctccatatgccgcaggggcggccctaaaaagcaaaagcaaagccaACCCCTTGGGATGGTAGTGAATATTTTCCCCCAGCACGACTCCCAGGGTGGAGGACCCTCAGAAGTGGTGCTGAGGGAAAGTTCCAGGAGATCGCCCAGAGCAAGATGCTGAgctattcttttctttatatgtgtttattttttgctttatagggtggcacctgtggcatatggaggttcccaggcttggggtcaaatcagagctgcagctgccagtctacaccacagacacagccacaacaatgcgggatccaagccacatctgtgacctacaccacagctcatgtcaacaccggatccttaacccactgagcgaggctagggatcaaacccagatgcTCCTagacactagctgggttcatttctgctgagccatgacgaaaaCTCCATTgaggtgggttttttggttttgttttgtttttacgttttagggccgcgcccgtggcataaggaggttcccaggctaggggtctaatcggagctacagctgcccagcctatgccacagccacagcaacccaggatccgaggcatgtctgcaacccacaccacagctcacgacctacaccacagttcatggcaacaccggatccttaacacactgagcggggccaggtatcgaacccacaaccttatggttcctagtcagattcgtttctgctgcaccacaatgggaacgcctctacTGAGTTTTTATAATGCTAAAGAACAATTAAAGTTAGCACTCCTTGGTTCAGGCAGACGTGTGTGTAGTAAAAAGGATGCCAGGGGttcttgtgtggctcagcgggttatggatctggtgctgtcactgcagaggcctgggtcactgctgtgacgtgggtttgatccctggccccagaacttccacatgccacaggtgcagcaaaaaaaaaaaaaaaaaaaaaaaaaaaaagaaaagaaaaaagaaaaaggataccaAAGAAAGGGACAGGAAAGATAAATCACAGGATGGCAGGAACAGAAGCAAGGAACAAGAGGGTTGTTGCACAGAAGGGCAGATAAGCTGTAGCAAGGGTGCCAggtgatcactttttttttttttttttgtctttctgtggtttctagggccaatcccgtagcatatggaggttcccaggctagggttctaatcagagctgaagccgccagcctacaccagaggcacagcaacgcgggatccaagccgcgtctgcgacctacaccacagctcacggcaacgccggatcgttaacccactgagcaaggccagggatcaaacccgcaacctcatggttcctagtcagattcgttaaccactgagccacgatgggaactccatgagctttacatttttaataaagccagtcacaaagacgATGAGCAAAACAATGATGACAGTTTGTTATGAACCAAAGACAGTGATGAATTCAATCTTGTGGATCGCATGTCACTTAAAATCAcaagctgtggagttcccattgtggcacagtggaaaccatgaggttgtgggttccatccctggcctccctccgtgggttaaggatctggcgttgccatgagctgtggtgtgggtcacagacaaggctcggatcctgcattgctgtggctctggtgtaggccggcagctgtagctccaattggacccctagcctgggaacctccatatgccacaggtgcggccctaaaaagcaataaataaataaataacaagctGGATGACGGCTTCCTTCGCACTAAGCGTCCTGTTTTCTCTCAGTACAGTGCTGGGAGGGGGTATGGTCCCATTTGGCAGTGGAGAAAACTGAACCTTAGAAAGTCAAATAGGggagttcactttgtggctcagccataaacGAACTAGACTCtgatctgtgaggatgagggttcgagaGGATTCAGAGAGCTCCAGACAAATCAAGAAAgggccgggagttcccatcgtggcacagcggttaacgaatccaactaggaaccatgaggttgcgggttcgatccctggccttgctcagtgggttaaggatctggcgttgccatgagctgtggtgtaggttgcaaacacggctcggatcccgtgttgctgtggctgcggtgtaggccagcggccacagctccaattggacccctggcctgggaacctccatatgccgtgggagcggccctagaaaaggcacaaagaccaaaaaaaaaaaaagaaaagaaaagaaaaaaagaaagggccgaataggactggagctcaacttctctcctagaaacaacaaaattcacaactaaggctgagcattcttcacccaaatggaccggaaaccttaaaaaaagatctcCTACTCccgaagacaaagaggaggccacatcaagaggtaggaggggcgatttcgagatataaacaaccccatcccTACCGGGTGGGaggccccacagactggaaactaactggttcacagagactcacctacaggagtgagagttctgagccccacatcagaccctcacgtgtggggatctggcacggggagaaagagccccggagcatctggcagtgaaggccagtggggcttgtgcgcaggagctccgcgggactgggggaaaaaggagaccccattcttaaaaggtgcacacggactttcacatgcactgggtcccagggcagagcaaagtctccatgggaatctgggtcaaagctgactgcagttcttggaggacatcctgggaatgtgaacaggggtgaatgtggcttgtggtgagggaaggacattgcaGGCACAGCTCTTGGGGGGAATATTCAGCAGGTGCCTTTCTCTGCAGGgcgccattttgggaaaatctggccccacccaccagtcagctgctgagaagccccagggcaaacaacaatccaggtgggatcacagccctggcCCCTCACTaagcaggctgcctaaagacccctcaggcacacagctgcctctaatcccacccagagacgaagccccacccaccagagggagtagaatcggctccacctaccagggggcaggcatcagcccctcccatcaggaagcctacagcaagccccccataccgacctcagccacaggggggcagacatcagaagtaagagaggctacaactctattatctgtaaaaaggtcaccacaccaaaaacctataaaaatgatccatgaggatgagggttcgatccctggcctcgctcggtggacaaggattgctgtggctggggtgtgggctggtggctatagctctgattcgacccctagcctggcaacttctatatgctgcaggtgtggccctaaaaaaaaaaaaaaaggtcaaatgaggagttcctgttgtggctcaggaggttaagaacctgactagtatccaagaggacacaggttccatccctggccccccaTGGATCAAGGACCCagggctgccgtgagctgcgatataggtcgcagccacagctcagatcccatgttgctgcggctgtggtgttcgacccctagcctaggaacttccatatgccatgggtgtggccctaaaaagcaaaggaaaaaaaaaaaagaaaagaaaagtaagaaaacacagctggaggtcctgttgtggctcagtggttaacgaatccgactaggaaccatgaggttgagggttcgatccctggccttgctcagtgggttaaggatccagcgttgctgtgagctgtggtgtaggttgcagacgcggctcggatcccacgttgctgtggctctggcgtaggctggtggctacagctccaaatagacccctagcctgggaacctccatatgctgtggggtgtggccctagaaaagacaaaaaaaaaaaggacaaaaaaaaacacagcaaatacACAGCAGCCTGGGTCTGTCCCCAAGTGCCATGGCCCCAGGCCAGTGATCGCTGCGTGAGGAGAGGAAGGGCCCGCAGTGAGCTTACCGGCAGTGATTTGGGCAGCGTCTCCTCCTGGCCCTCGTCCGGCTCCAGGCCCCGGGCGGCTAAAGACGGCGGCTGCTCGGCCCGGAGCCCTTGGTTTTCCTCGGTCAGTCGCTTGACCTCGTGGCGCAGGCACTTGTGGGAGGTGGCCAGCTCTGCCTAGGGATGGACAGTGAGTGCAAAGCGATAAGGGGACTGGGGGCGTCCAGTTTCCCATGAGGCCAAACCTGGAACACTCCTCCCAGACTCTGGAAGGAGGGCCAGGAagcccacaccctcctcctgggctgagaaaggaagaaacaccCTTCAGTAAGCGTCCTTGGCTCCCAAGCTCTTTCTAGGCCCTCCTTGATGACTAGGGGGTCATACAGTGGCAGCCACAGGCTACATCAAGTGTTTATTTGGTTGAtatgggtgggtttttttttttttttcctctctcttttatgGCCACTCTGaagcatatggcgttcccaggctagggatcagatctgagccacagctgtgacccaagccatagctgcggcaatgctggatccttaacccactgtgccaggatagggatcaaacctgtgtcccagcactcccaagacgcttctgatcctgttgcgccacaggaAGAACTGAGTGCTTTtatgtttttcgtctttttagggccacgcctgcagtatatggaagtttccaggctaggggtcaaatcagacctgcagctgctggcctatgccccagccacatctgtgacctatgctgcagctggtggcaacattggatccttaacccactgagtggggccaggaattgaacctatatactcatggatactagtcaggttctgcagagccacagccggaactcctaTATGGGTGTTTTCAAACCTTAAGTGAATgccaattttaaaaactggaagacggagttcccgtcgtggcacggtggaaacgaatccgactaggaaccatgaggttgcaggttccatctctggtctcgctctgtgggttaaggatccagtgttgccatgagctgtggtgtaggtcacagacatggcttggatccggcattgctgtggctgtggcgtaggccagaggctgtagctccgactagaccccctaggcttagaacctccatatgctgcaggtacggccctaaaaagacaaaataaaataaaaactggaagactacacacacacacattcaggtCTCTGGCTATTCTCGACAAATGAAACTGGGCAGCATCAGGCCTACACTCCCACGCACTGCTGTCAGCGGAGTCGAAGGGGCACTAGCCCCCTTTTCCAGGGCTCTCGGTTTGCACtgctgctccttcctgcctcacACCTTGCccaattcaatgatttttctcTCCTGTCTCATCTCAGGAAGGATCTGATTTTGCAAGACCTGCTTTTAATCCTCACGACTTGGAAGCGAGGTCCCGTGATCTCAATTGCAAGGCGACAAGGCTGAGGTTCTGAGCTTGTGGGATTAGCTCCAGATCACAGAGCCAGAGCATGGTGGGCTCTGTCTGAATGCAGTACCTGGTGCCTTTGAAACCCTTTTGCCCACCTGGCACCAActccagagtgaggccagagtggctggttgggggcgggggatgCTGGACAGGTGCCTCCACCTTCCACGCGTCCCCCCTCAACCACCTCCGGTCTCACTCCTCTCCCGCCCACCTGTCCGGGTTCCCAGTCCTCACCATCTGCAGCTGAACCCGCTCCTGGGCCTGGCTCACGGTCCCCTGCAGGGTCCTCAGCAGCTGCTCTGAGTTCTGGACCTGGGCCAGGAGCACCTGCATCTGTGGGTGGACGGGGGCCAGGGGTGAGaccagggtggggaggaggcaggcagcCCAAGTCCTCCGGGACTGGAGCCCAAGCCAAACCCACCTGCTTGGCGCAGTCCTCGTTGCTCCGTCTCAGGCCCTCCTGCAGCTCGTCCCGCTCCCGGCTGATGCTCTCCAGGTCCTTCTGCAGCTGCCGCCCCTGCCAGGGAGGCCAGCCTCAGCCTCGACCTCCAAGGAGAGGCCTTGCCTCCTCACCAGGCCTTGCGTGCCTCGCCTCCTGCCCCTCAGTGGGCAGTGCCATCATTCGCATGATCATTCAAGCCAGACGCCCAGGAATGGATTCTGGGCCTTCTCTTTCCTCCGCCCCCCAGGTCCAACCCACCAGCTAACCCTGCCCCGGCAGCCTCCAAAGTGGATTCCAATCCACTCACTTCTTTCCACCTCTGCTGCCATCTCCCGGTCCTGGCCACTACCTTCCTCTAAGCTATGTCAAGCATCGCCCTCCCAACCGGTCACCCTGTATCTTCTGCCGTCCCTTCCCCCGACTACAGTCCAATCCAAAACAGAGCCCCAGTGACCTGTTAAAAGCCTaaagcaatcttaaaaaaaaaaaaaaaaaaaaaaaagcagaaacaaatccaaccaatatctatgaggatgtgggttcaacccctggcttcactaagtgggttaaggatctggtgttgctgtgagctacggtgtaggtcgcagatgcagctcggatctgattgctatggctctggcgtaggccagcagctgtagctccaattttacccctagcctgggaacttccacacaccacacctgcagcccttaaaaaaaaaaaaaggtctcaagcaggagttcccactgtgattcagcagattaagaacccagcaccgtgtccgtgaggatgcaggttcgatcccaggcctccctcagtgactgaaggatctggcgctgttgCAAGCTGCGTcgttggtcacagacgtggctcggatctggcattgctgtgactgtggcgtaggccagcagctatttgacctctagcctgggaacctcattgGCTGCCAGTATGGCCGTAAAATACagtaaattaacttttttaagaGCCTAAAGTAGAGCAGGCCTCTCCCTGCCTTCAACACCACAGAGGCTTTCTGTAGCTCCTCGTCTAAAATGCCAACTCCATGGATGGCCCCAAAGCCAAGGCcgaactcctgccttttttttttttttttggtcttttctagggctgcacccacagcatatggaagttcccaggctaggggtctaattggacctgtagccactggcctacaccgcagccacagcaacacgggatccgagccgcttctgcaacctacaccacagctcacggcaatgccagatccttcatccactgagcaaggccagggatcgaacctgcaacctcatggttcctagtccggattcgttaaccactgagccacgacgggaactcccctgcctgcctttctgATCTCATCTGTCTTCCGATCCTTGGAGGCCTTCCTGCTCCCCAGACACACTGTGGTCTGTCTATCCTCTGGGCCTTAGAACCTGCGGTTCCTCTGGCCCCTGGTCTTCAAAGAGCACCTCTTTTTCACCAGCCAGGTCTGTCTCCCGCATCACCAGTCTCTACTGAGTTTCCTTCCGGGGGTCTCATCTTCCTCACGTGCCCCTGAGTCTGGCTCCCTGGCTAGGAGGAAGCTCCAAGAGAGCAGGCCGCTCTGTTTTCACTGCAGAATCCCTGGCTCTAGCTCAGGGCCCAGACACAGCTTGTAACTACTCAGTGCTCAGTAACTACTTGAAGGGGAGGCAGATTCGTGCCCGGCGGCAAGCCCCTCTGCCCGCTCCACTCACCTCCATCTGCAGCTGCTCCCACTGGTTGTCTGGGACGAGCTGGTACCCAGGAGGGGGCAGGTAGATGCCCTCAGGGACCAGGGTGCCCGTGGACACCAGAGAGGCTGTCTCCTCCTGCTCGGGGCTCAGGCCCTGGCGGCTACAGGGCAGGGAGGCGCTGCCGCTGGCCCCACCgcccagggagaaggaggagatggaggcGCTGTCGTCGCAGTTGTGGGCGAAGGCTTCGGCCGCCGTGCCCCCGTCCCCACTCAGCTCCTCGAGAGGCTCCAGTGGCGGAGAAGGGTCCCGGGACAGGAGCAGCTCTGTGGAGCCTTGCAGGGAAGGAGGGGCCTGGGGCCGTCTCTAGGGAAAGGGGGCACGGAAGAGGCTGGGGGGCCAGGGTCCTGCGGCGCCCCTTCCTCCCGCAGCGCCCCCTGGCCACCCCCTCACCTGGATCTCCTGAATCAGTTCCTCTGCCCTCAGCAGTTTGGCCTTCAGCTCCTCAATCTCCTGCTCCATGGGCAGCACGATCTCCCGCAGCTTCTCCGAGTCCTCATGAGCCTGAGGAAGGGAGGTGGGTGGTGACAGCCCTCTCCCAACTACGGGACCCTCAGGGCTGATGAGAGCTTTACCTCCAAGcaattaactcttccaatcctcCCAAGAAGGCGCTATCCacccccattcattcattttgctttttagggctgcacctgcgacacatggaagttcccaggctaggggtcgaatcagagctgcagctgccagcctacatcacagctacagccacactagatccgaggcgcatatgtgacctacaccacagctcacggtaacgtcgaatcctcaacccactgagcaaggccagggattgaacccgaaacctcatggttcctagtcggatttgtttccgctgcgccacaaacaGAACtccaatgtcaggttcttaacaatGGGAACACAGAGGCTCTGAGAGCTTACACGACTCGCCCCACCCAATGCTCCTAATACCTCCCTCCTGATACTCCCAGAGGCAATCTGAATGCAAGTAAGTAGCAGCCTCTGCTGGCAAACTAGGGGTTGGGAGCCTTCCTTTCTTGGGCTCCTGTTTCAATCTCTGCCCTTCTAACCAGGTGATTTACTCCATCTCCTAACTCACAGGGCTGCTGTGACGCTCAAATGAGGTAATGATGGGAGTTCcccccatggctcagcagaaaggaacccgactaggatccatgaggatgcgggttcgacctctggcctcactcagtgggtcagggatccggcgttgctgtgagctgtggtgtaggtcgcagacacagctcggatcctgtgttgctgtggctgtggtaacagctctaatttgactcctagcccaggaacttacttccatgtgccacaggtgtggccctaaaaagcaaaaaaaggaaaacctggagttcctttggctcagcggaaacaaatctgactagtatccgtgaggacacaggtttcatccccggccttgcttagcgggttaaagatccggcgttgccatgagtgatggtgcaggtcgcagatgcgacttggatctggcatggctgtggctgtggtgtagactggtggctacagccccaatccaacccctttcctgggaacgtccatatgctgcgggtgtgggcctaaaagacaaaaaaaacaaaaacaaaaaatgaaaacatatctcTGCATTgaccaaatggaaaaagaaaaaaaaagctttaaacacAACTTTGTAAGGCAGCtacattctaataaaatttttttaaaagaaaaaatttaaaaaaagaacaaagctttagcacaagttcccatgtggtgcagtgggttaaggatccgccatggCCACAGCTATGGCGCAGGTCACAACGGcagtgcgggttcgatccctggcccgggacacTTCATGTGCCGTGGCGAAAGCAAAGCTTTTAGGACCAGAGGGCCTAGATTTTAGAATTCCAGATCTGCTCCTTTGTATGTGCATTAACCTGGGGAGAAGTACTCAACTTCTCTGAGGCTCATCTTACTCATCTGCTGAATGGATCTAATGGACCTCTTTCAGGGGAAAGACTGGGGAGACGGAGTCGGTCAAGCAGGTGTCACAGTGCATGAGAGGTATCCTTAAGCGTTAGCTCCCCTCCCCCGGCAGGACTTTCCTTGATTTTGGAGGTAAATGCACTTGGCATCCCATTAGTAAGTGGCAAGCCAGGACTGTGCTGAGCACGGGGTTAGCAGGTGCTACACCTAGAACTATTACCGCGTGCCCTGTTGCCAGTGATACAGCTCTTATTTAAGCCAGACCGACAATCCCTCTGCTCCACTGTCACTGGCTCAACATCTTTCCAACCcctcgggggcgggggcggggtggggggtgggggtggccatCTCAACCCCAACCTTTTCCATCTGCTTCTCCAAGGAGTCCAGGGGGTGGGCCCGGGACAGCAGCTGCTTCAGGCGCCCCAGCTCCCGCTCCTTCTCCTCAcagtcctgctgctgctgctgccgctccTGCTTCAGAGCCGTGATCTGGGCTTCATAGCTGCTGATGGAGTCTGGTGAGGCAGGAAGGGCGGGGGAAAGGGAGCATCAGTGCGCTGGTCCTGCCTTGGGGGGCCGATGGGGGACTCTCCATCACTGCCACTCTCTGCAAGGCAATTCACTACAGCGGTGGCAGGGACAGTGATGACGCTGGGCTCTGCGGTGGGATGGTCCTGGGCTATGGGCTAGCCTTTCTGCATAATGTCCTCAGCTAACGATTATCCCACTGGCTTGTTAGAGGATCAAATGACATGAAACCTGGAAGGGGTTCAGCTCTCTTCCTGGTACCCATTAAGTGCTAAAGATAGGCTAtctgggagctc
It encodes the following:
- the RABEP2 gene encoding rab GTPase-binding effector protein 2 isoform X3 translates to MKELLRGLKDRCPSSTARLRKESEKGRGLGRCPASASTRKSSAEARHPPPNSGLCLEPRTDPETAERIRKQPRGPGSCERRHQAVREPAVCAEAMAAAAPAAAGEDGRRRQPGTALDPQLQEGAKLEAESGELDRLRAELAGALAEMETMKAVAEVSESTKAEAVAAVQRQCQEEVASLQAILKDSISSYEAQITALKQERQQQQQDCEEKERELGRLKQLLSRAHPLDSLEKQMEKAHEDSEKLREIVLPMEQEIEELKAKLLRAEELIQEIQRRPQAPPSLQGSTELLLSRDPSPPLEPLEELSGDGGTAAEAFAHNCDDSASISSFSLGGGASGSASLPCSRQGLSPEQEETASLVSTGTLVPEGIYLPPPGYQLVPDNQWEQLQMEGRQLQKDLESISRERDELQEGLRRSNEDCAKQMQVLLAQVQNSEQLLRTLQGTVSQAQERVQLQMAELATSHKCLRHEVKRLTEENQGLRAEQPPSLAARGLEPDEGQEETLPKSLPELQQLVLRTQQEARAQQQAREHEAERLRIEIVTLREALEEETAARASLEGQLRVQREETEVLEASLCSLRMEMERVQQEQSKVQLTDLLSEQRAKMLRLQAELETSEQVQRDFVRLSQALQGRSASLIRPPGAPGADPPGRESGASAQHHGRGAPQGHQGHQGHLRGQHLPTRGGDRLSPLLNCEAEAFGGGVSEWSLHPLQAWG
- the RABEP2 gene encoding rab GTPase-binding effector protein 2 isoform X2, which translates into the protein MKELLRGLKDRCPSSTARLRKESEKGRGLGRCPASASTRKSSAEARHPPPNSGLCLEPRTDPETAERIRKQPRGPGSCERRHQAVREPAVCAEAMAAAAPAAAGEDGRRRQPGTALDPQLQEGAKLEAESGELDRLRAELAGALAEMETMKAVAEVSESTKAEAVAAVQRQCQEEVASLQAILKDSISSYEAQITALKQERQQQQQDCEEKERELGRLKQLLSRAHPLDSLEKQMEKAHEDSEKLREIVLPMEQEIEELKAKLLRAEELIQEIQRRPQAPPSLQGSTELLLSRDPSPPLEPLEELSGDGGTAAEAFAHNCDDSASISSFSLGGGASGSASLPCSRQGLSPEQEETASLVSTGTLVPEGIYLPPPGYQLVPDNQWEQLQMEGRQLQKDLESISRERDELQEGLRRSNEDCAKQMQVLLAQVQNSEQLLRTLQGTVSQAQERVQLQMAELATSHKCLRHEVKRLTEENQGLRAEQPPSLAARGLEPDEGQEETLPKSLPELQQLVLRTQQEARAQQQAREHEAERLRIEIVTLREALEEETAARASLEGQLRVQREETEVLEGEFGLQPDPGGGGRGRRGCGPDGLALPDFPASLCSLRMEMERVQQEQSKVQLTDLLSEQRAKMLRLQAELETSEQVQRDFVRLSQALQGRSASLIRPPGAPGADPPGRESGASAQHHGRGAPQGHQGHQGHLRGQHLPTRGGDRLSPLLNCEAEAFGGGVSEWSLHPLQAWG
- the RABEP2 gene encoding rab GTPase-binding effector protein 2 isoform X6: MEKAHEDSEKLREIVLPMEQEIEELKAKLLRAEELIQEIQRRPQAPPSLQGSTELLLSRDPSPPLEPLEELSGDGGTAAEAFAHNCDDSASISSFSLGGGASGSASLPCSRQGLSPEQEETASLVSTGTLVPEGIYLPPPGYQLVPDNQWEQLQMEGRQLQKDLESISRERDELQEGLRRSNEDCAKQMQVLLAQVQNSEQLLRTLQGTVSQAQERVQLQMAELATSHKCLRHEVKRLTEENQGLRAEQPPSLAARGLEPDEGQEETLPKSLPELQQLVLRTQQEARAQQQAREHEAERLRIEIVTLREALEEETAARASLEGQLRVQREETEVLEGEFGLQPDPGGGGRGRRGCGPDGLALPDFPASLCSLRMEMERVQQEQSKVRQDPGQDRGGWGGGSVEKTLAGPCGPFCLPQARRHEVLGQPPGSGRTEEVRVRGGMEGVPPSKPPASVAQDLPHPLPHSVSYVPRSSSQTSSRNRGQRCCGCRLSWRPVSRCRGISYGCPRPCRCAWSGSARQRVWSKCAASWTRRPSGTSGTSRTPEGPAPAHPWGRSPFSTPEL